The DNA sequence GCTGACGGTCTGAGCCTTCTGGGGCCCTCCCCTCCAGCGGTCGGAGCACCGCGGAAGCCTCCCTCACCCGCCTTCTTGTCAACCAGGGTTGACGCGAGGGCGGGTGTCAACCTACGTTGACATGTATGACCGAAGCAACGGATCTCGCCGAGCGCGCGGGCGACCGCGATCCCCGGGTGGGGCTGCGTGCCGTCACGGCGCTGCGGCGCCTCGTGGAGCAGCTCGAAGCCGTCCAGGTGCGCAGCGCCCGCCAGCAGGGCTGGTCGTGGCAGGAGATCGCCGCCGAGCTCGGCGTGAGCAGGCAGGCCGTGCACAAGAAATACGGGAGGCAGTGATGTTCGAGCGGTTCACGAGCAACGGC is a window from the Streptomyces spectabilis genome containing:
- a CDS encoding helix-turn-helix domain-containing protein is translated as MTEATDLAERAGDRDPRVGLRAVTALRRLVEQLEAVQVRSARQQGWSWQEIAAELGVSRQAVHKKYGRQ